A window of the Equus przewalskii isolate Varuska chromosome 10, EquPr2, whole genome shotgun sequence genome harbors these coding sequences:
- the MRPL10 gene encoding large ribosomal subunit protein uL10m: protein MAAAVVGTLRGVLLPQAGRLPTLQPVRCGSKAVTRHRRVMHFERQKLMALTEYIPPKPAVNPRCLPPPPRPPPEDTGLLRLLRREIAAVFRDNRMIAVCQNVALSAEDKLLMRHQLRKHKILMKVFPNQVLKPFLEDSKYQNLLPLFVGHNLLLVSEEPKVKEMVRILKGMPFLPLLGGCIDDTILSRQGFINYSKLPSLALVQGELVGGLSLLMTQTHSVLQHQPLQLTALLDQYVRQQHEVDSAVPASGQPDPPTPVPDS from the exons ATGGCTGCGGCCGTGGTTGGGACGCTGCGAGGGGTTCTCCTGCCCCAGGCGG GCCGGCTGCCCACACTCCAGCCTGTCCGCTGTGGCTCCAAGGCCGTTACCCGCCACCGTCGTGTGATGCACTTTGAGCGGCAGAAGCTGATGGCTCTGACTGAGTATATCCCCCCTAAACCGGCTGTCAACCCGAGATGCCTGCCgcctcctcccaggccccccccagag GACACCGGCCTTCTGCGGCTCCTCCGCCGGGAGATAGCAGCGGTTTTCCGAGACAACCGAATGATAGCTGTCTGCCAGAATGTGGCTCTGAGTGCAGAGGACAAGCTTCTTATGCGGCACCAGCTGCGGAAACACAAGATCTTGATGAAGGTCTTCCCCAACCAG GTCCTGAAGCCCTTCCTGGAGGATTCCAAGTACCAAAACCTGCTGCCCCTTTTCGTGGGGCACAACCTGCTACTGGTCAGTGAAGAGCCCAAAGTCAAGGAGATGGTGCGAATCTTGAAGGGTATGCCTTTCCTGCCACTGCTAG GTGGCTGCATTGACGACACCATCCTCAGCAGGCAGGGCTTCATCAACTACTCCAAGcttcccagcctggccctggtGCAGGGGGAGCTGGTGGGAGGGCTCTCCCTCCTCATGACCCAGACCCACTCCGTGCTTCAGCACCAGCCCCTCCAGCTGACTGCCCTGTTGGATCAGTACGTCAGACAGCAACACGAAGTGGACTCCGCCGTGCCAGCCAGTGGGCAGCCCGATCCTCCCACCCCTGTTCCGGACTCGTAG
- the LRRC46 gene encoding leucine-rich repeat-containing protein 46 — protein sequence MPGANLGESPEEGDVCITEALITKRNLAFPQDEDLSEKMFHTLAELQTVRLDREGITTIKNLEGLQNLHSLYLQANKIQRIENLACIPSLRFLSLAGNQIRQVENLLVLPYLQLLDLSENLIETLKLDEFPQSLLILNLTGNSCTNQDGYRELVTEALPLLLDLDGQRVSERWASDEEEKASGDEDEEFPELSSPFCSEQGFLKELEQEMSRHKEHRQQAALMEHLLRMETQPVLTDLPMLPGGPMAGDSSPSGIPREGKETPPKPASLPQVSSATKKPCPPVPRGQHSTVQARKGPRAATAPKAPLPGATSTTKTMTKRIKK from the exons ATGCCTGGAG CTAATCTTGGCGAGAGTCCAGAGGAAGGGGACGTGTGCATCACTGAAGCCCTTATCACTAAGCGGAATTTGGCCTTCCCTCAGGATGAGGATCTGTCAGAGAAGAT GTTTCACACTCTTGCTGAACTGCAGACTGTCCGCCTGGACCGGGAGGGGATTACCACCATCAAGAACCTGGAGGGCCTCCAGAATCTTCACAGCCTCTATCTGCAAGCG AATAAGATCCAGCGAATTGAGAACCTGGCCTGCATCCCCTCCTTGCG ATTCCTGTCTCTGGCAGGAAACCAAATCAGGCAGGTGGAAAACCTCCTTGTCCTCCCGTACCTCCAGTTGCTGGACCTTTCTGAGAACCTGATAGAAACCCTGAAGCTGG ATGAGTTCCCCCAGAGCCTTCTCATCCTCAACCTCACTGGAAACAGCTGCACCAATCAGGATGGCTACAG GGAGCTGGTGACAGAAGCTCTGCCACTGCTCCTGGACCTGGATGGGCAGCGTGTGTCAGAGCGCTGGGCCTCGGACGAAGAGGAGAAAGCCTCAGGCGATGAGGACGAGGAGTTCCCGGAGCTGAGCAGCCCATTCTGCTCAGAGCAAG GCTTCCTCAAGGAGCTGGAGCAGGAGATGAGCAGGCACAAGGAGCACAGGCAGCAGGCGGCCCTGATGGAGCACCTTCTGAGGATGGAGACACAGCCGGTGCTCACTGACCTCCCCATGCTGCCTGGGGGGCCCATGGCTGGGGACAGCAGCCCTTCTGGCAttcccagggaggggaaggagacacCCCCCAAGCCTGCCTCCTTACCCCAAGTCTCCTCTGCCACCAAGAAACCGTGCCCTCCGGTTCCCAGGGGCCAGCACAGCACTGTCCAGGCAAGGAAGGGGCCCAGAGCAGCCACAGCCCCTAAGGCCCCTCTGCCCGGAGCCACCAGCACAACCAAAACTATGACCAAAAGAATCAAGAAATGA
- the SCRN2 gene encoding secernin-2 isoform X1, which yields MASSNPDAPCSCDCFVSVPPASAIPAVIFAKNSDRPRDEVQEVVFMPAETHVPGSQLQCTYIEVEQVSKTHAVILSRPSWLWGAEMGANEHGVCIGNEAVWTKEPVGEGEALLGMDLLRLALERSSSAQEALHVITGLLERYGQGGSCREDPTPFCYHNTFLLADRTEAWVLETAGRLWAAHRIQEGAHNISNQLSIGTDISAEHPELRTHAQAQGWWGGQSTFDFAQVFSLTQQPVRMEAAKARFRAGRELLQQQQGGITAEVMMGILRNKESGICMDSGGFRTTASMVSILPRDPTQPCVHFLTATPDPSRSVFKPFIFGVGAAQAPQVLSPTFGAQDPARTLPRFQTQVDRRHILYRGHQVALGLMESEQGQGQQLRQKQRDLEQEGLEAARELLAGEWAPPPQELGGLFQAFVERESQVYA from the exons ATGGCATCATCCAACCCTGACGCCCCATGTTCCTGTGACTGCTTTGTCTCGGTGCCCCCTGCCTCGGCCATCCCAGCTGTGATCTTTGCCAAGAACTCAGACAGACCCCGGGACGAAGTGCAGGAGGTGGTGTTTATGCCAGCAGAAACTCATGTTCCTGGGAGCCAGCTCCAG TGCACCTACATTGAGGTGGAACAGGTGTCGAAGACCCACGCCGTGATCCTGAGCCGCCCTTCTTGGCTGTGGGGGGCTGAGATGGGCGCCAACGAGCATGGTGTTTGCATTGGCAACGAGGCCGTGTGGACCAAGGAGCCAGTTGGGGAGGGGGAAGCCCTACTGGGCATGGATCTGCTCAG GCTGGCTTTAGAACGGAGCAGCTCAGCCCAGGAGGCCTTGCACGTGATCACAGGCTTGCTGGAGCGCTACGGGCAAGGGGGCAGCTGCCGAGAGGACCCCACGCCATTCTGCTACCACAACACCTTCCTGCTGGCCGACCGTACTGAGGCGTGGGTGCTGGAGACGGCGGGGAGGCTGTGGGCTGCACACAGGATCCAGG AGGGGGCCCACAACATCTCCAACCAACTGAGCATCGGCACGGACATCTCTGCAGAGCACCCCGAGCTTCGGACCCAcgcccaggcccagggctggtgGGGTGGGCAGAGCACCTTTGACTTCGCTCAGGTCTTCTCCCTGACCCAGCAGCCTGTGCGCATGGAGGCCGCCAAGGCCCGCTTCCGGGCTGGGCGGGAGCTGCTGCAGCAACAGCAAG GGGGCATCACGGCCGAGGTGATGATGGGCATCCTCAGGAACAAGGAGAGCGGCATCTGTATGGACTCCGGAGGCTTCCGCACCACGGCCAGCATGGTGTCCATCCTGCCCCGGGATCCCACACAGCCCTGCGTCCACTTCCTCACTGCCACGCCAGACCCGTCCAG GTCAGTGTTCAAACCTTTCATCTTTGGGGTGGGGGCGGCCCAGGCCCCCCAGGTGCTCTCGCCCACTTTTGGAGCACAGGACCCTGCTCGGACCCTGCCCCGATTCCAGACTCAGGTGGATCGCCGGCACATTCTCTACCGTGGACACCAGGTGGCCCTGGGGCTGATGGAGAGTGAGCAG GGTCAGGGGCAGCAGCTCCGGCAGAAGCAGCGGGACCTGGAGCAGGAAGGCCTGGAGGCTGCGCGGGAGCTGCTGGCTGGGGAGTGGGCCCCACCGCCCCAGGAGCTGGGCGGCCTCTTCCAGGCCTTTGTGGAGAGGGAGAGCCAGGTGTACGCCTGA
- the SCRN2 gene encoding secernin-2 isoform X2, with protein sequence MVFALATRPCGPRSQLGRGKPYWAWICSGADPALSHLFNTPDLWGLSTDPGHPPLPQAWAAGSPFRPPCPHQGGCSCPPSPGPISTARLALERSSSAQEALHVITGLLERYGQGGSCREDPTPFCYHNTFLLADRTEAWVLETAGRLWAAHRIQEGAHNISNQLSIGTDISAEHPELRTHAQAQGWWGGQSTFDFAQVFSLTQQPVRMEAAKARFRAGRELLQQQQGGITAEVMMGILRNKESGICMDSGGFRTTASMVSILPRDPTQPCVHFLTATPDPSRSVFKPFIFGVGAAQAPQVLSPTFGAQDPARTLPRFQTQVDRRHILYRGHQVALGLMESEQGQGQQLRQKQRDLEQEGLEAARELLAGEWAPPPQELGGLFQAFVERESQVYA encoded by the exons ATGGTGTTTGCATTGGCAACGAGGCCGTGTGGACCAAGGAGCCAGTTGGGGAGGGGGAAGCCCTACTGGGCATGGATCTGCTCAGGTGCGGACCCTGCCCTCTCTCATCTTTTCAACACGCCGGACCTCTGGGGGCTGAGTACCGACCCAggccatcctcccctcccccaagcctggGCAGCAGGGTCTCCTTTCCGCCCACCATGCCCCCACCAGGGAGGCTGCTCCTGCCCGCCTTCTCCTGGCCCCATCTCCACAGCCAG GCTGGCTTTAGAACGGAGCAGCTCAGCCCAGGAGGCCTTGCACGTGATCACAGGCTTGCTGGAGCGCTACGGGCAAGGGGGCAGCTGCCGAGAGGACCCCACGCCATTCTGCTACCACAACACCTTCCTGCTGGCCGACCGTACTGAGGCGTGGGTGCTGGAGACGGCGGGGAGGCTGTGGGCTGCACACAGGATCCAGG AGGGGGCCCACAACATCTCCAACCAACTGAGCATCGGCACGGACATCTCTGCAGAGCACCCCGAGCTTCGGACCCAcgcccaggcccagggctggtgGGGTGGGCAGAGCACCTTTGACTTCGCTCAGGTCTTCTCCCTGACCCAGCAGCCTGTGCGCATGGAGGCCGCCAAGGCCCGCTTCCGGGCTGGGCGGGAGCTGCTGCAGCAACAGCAAG GGGGCATCACGGCCGAGGTGATGATGGGCATCCTCAGGAACAAGGAGAGCGGCATCTGTATGGACTCCGGAGGCTTCCGCACCACGGCCAGCATGGTGTCCATCCTGCCCCGGGATCCCACACAGCCCTGCGTCCACTTCCTCACTGCCACGCCAGACCCGTCCAG GTCAGTGTTCAAACCTTTCATCTTTGGGGTGGGGGCGGCCCAGGCCCCCCAGGTGCTCTCGCCCACTTTTGGAGCACAGGACCCTGCTCGGACCCTGCCCCGATTCCAGACTCAGGTGGATCGCCGGCACATTCTCTACCGTGGACACCAGGTGGCCCTGGGGCTGATGGAGAGTGAGCAG GGTCAGGGGCAGCAGCTCCGGCAGAAGCAGCGGGACCTGGAGCAGGAAGGCCTGGAGGCTGCGCGGGAGCTGCTGGCTGGGGAGTGGGCCCCACCGCCCCAGGAGCTGGGCGGCCTCTTCCAGGCCTTTGTGGAGAGGGAGAGCCAGGTGTACGCCTGA
- the SP6 gene encoding transcription factor Sp6 has product MLTAVCGSLGSQHTDAPHASPPRLDLQPLQTYQGHTSPEAGDYPSPLQPGELQSLPLGPEVDFSQGYELPGASSRVTCEDLESDSPLAPGPFSKLLQPDMSHHYESWFRPTHPGTEDGSWWDLHPGTSWMDLPHTQGALTSPGHPGALQAGLGGYVGDHQLCAPPPHPHPHHLLPAAGGQHLLGPPDGAKALEAAAPESQGLDSSLDGAARPKGSRRSVPRSSGQTVCRCPNCLEAERLGAPCGPDGGKKKHLHNCHIPGCGKAYAKTSHLKAHLRWHSGDRPFVCNWLFCGKRFTRSDELQRHLQTHTGTKKFPCAVCSRVFMRSDHLAKHMKTHEGAKEEAAGAAAGDGKAGGAVETPGGKGKREAEGGAAPSN; this is encoded by the coding sequence ATGCTAACCGCTGTCTGCGGCTCTCTGGGCAGCCAGCACACGGACGCGCCTCACGCCTCGCCGCCGCGCCTCGACCTGCAGCCTCTCCAGACGTACCAGGGCCACACGAGCCCGGAGGCCGGGGACTACCCCTCCCCGCTGCAGCCTGGAGAGCTGCAGAGCCTCCCGCTGGGCCCGGAGGTGGACTTCTCACAGGGCTATGAGCTGCCGGGGGCCTCCTCTCGGGTAACCTGCGAGGACCTGGAAAGCGACAGTCCCCTAGCCCCGGGACCCTTTTCCAAGCTCCTGCAGCCGGACATGTCACACCATTACGAATCATGGTTCCGGCCGACTCACCCAGGCACCGAGGATGGCTCGTGGTGGGACCTTCATCCGGGCACCAGCTGGATGGACCTCCCCCACACTCAGGGCGCGCTGACCTCACCTGGCCACCCCGGGGCGCTTCAGGCTGGCTTGGGGGGCTACGTCGGAGATCACCAGCTTTGTGCCCCGCCGCCCCACCCGCATCCGCACCACCTCCTCCCAGCCGCCGGAGGGCAGCACCTCCTGGGGCCTCCCGACGGGGCTAAAGCCTTGGAAGCGGCCGCCCCGGAGTCCCAGGGGCTGGATTCCAGTCTGGACGGGGCGGCCCGCCCCAAAGGCTCCCGGCGGTCAGTGCCCCGCAGCTCAGGCCAGACCGTGTGCCGCTGCCCCAACTGCCTGGAGGCGGAGCGACTGGGGGCTCCGTGCGGGCCCGATGGGGGCAAGAAGAAGCATTTGCACAACTGCCACATCCCGGGCTGCGGGAAAGCCTACGCCAAGACGTCGCACCTGAAGGCGCACCTGCGCTGGCACAGCGGCGACCGTCCCTTCGTGTGCAACTGGCTCTTCTGCGGCAAGCGCTTCACGCGCTCCGACGAGCTGCAGCGCCACCTCCAGACCCACACGGGCACCAAGAAGTTCCCCTGTGCGGTCTGCAGCCGTGTCTTCATGCGCAGCGACCACCTGGCCAAACACATGAAAACCCACGAGGGCGCCAAAGAAGAGGCTGCTGGGGCGGCCGCGGGCGACGGCAAGGCAGGCGGAGCGGTGGAGACCCCCGGGGGCAAAGGCAAGCGGGAGGCCGAGGGCGGCGCGGCTCCCTCCAACTGA